Proteins found in one Miscanthus floridulus cultivar M001 chromosome 4, ASM1932011v1, whole genome shotgun sequence genomic segment:
- the LOC136552591 gene encoding probable leucine-rich repeat receptor-like protein kinase At1g68400: MPQLHHCSTVLLLLTVFVYLSTRYVHGDHANGGHQDLAALLSFKVYNPNATALASWVGPNPCSGTWFGVRCYRGRVAGIFLDGASLTGAVAPLLGLGRIRALFVRNNSLSGTLPPLDNSTASPWLRHLLLSHNRLSGSLRISLGALLTLRAEHNGFRGGLEALRVPRLRSFNVSGNKLAGEISGDLSRFPSSAFSGNLALCGQPLPKCVHAYDALGSDSSSNNATTSIIAAQSPNASVSRVSSSNGGFSKISLTALMATGIGNAVLITVSLAISVATFVYVRRKLRSAKDAPDAALCFEEEEKRDDRCHKTGGLVCFEGGDELRLESLLKASADVLGKGVSGSTYKAVLEDGIGVVVKRLSALQFPASRSKAFDRHMRLVGRLRHRHVAGLRAYCNSNGERLLVYDFLPNGSLQSLLQATGGGSRNLDWTARKSILFGAAQGLNYIHTFPARPALVHANVKPSNILLDERGGACVSECGLMRYATNIQQFITPQATRTRWPPELFLDQASSGGWHGYAAPELASGAAARATQESDVYSFGMVLLEVVTGHKAADGGDGSDETMGMVKIGMLCTAEAPEERPTMAQVLAMMSEFM, translated from the exons ATGCCTCAGCTCCACCATTGCTCAACCGTGCTACTGCTCCTCACCGTCTTCGTCTACCTATCGACGCGCTATGTGCACGGTGACCATGCCAATGGCGGCCACCAGGACCTCGCCGCCCTGCTCTCCTTCAAGGTGTACAACCCGAACGCCACGGCCCTAGCGTCGTGGGTCGGCCCCAACCCGTGCTCCGGCACGTGGTTCGGGGTCAGGTGCTACAGGGGCAGGGTGGCGGGGATCTTCCTGGACGGCGCCTCGCTGACCGGCGCCGTGGCGCCGCTCCTCGGGCTCGGCCGGATCAGGGCGCTCTTCGTCAGGAACAACTCCCTGTCCGGCACCCTCCCCCCGCTGGACAACTCCACGGCGAGCCCGTGGCTGAGGCACCTGCTCCTCTCCCACAACAGGCTCAGCGGGAGCCTCCGCATCTCGCTGGGTGCTCTGCTCACCCTTCGGGCAGAGCACAACGGCTTCCGTGGAGGCCTGGAAGCGCTGCGCGTCCCGAGGCTCAGGAGCTTCAACGTGTCCGGGAACAAGCTCGCCGGGGAGATCTCCGGCGACCTGTCCAGGTTCCCGAGCTCCGCCTTCAGCGGCAATCTCGCTCTCTGTGGTCAGCCTCTGCCCAAATGTGTCCATGCTTACGATGCACTAGGATCAGATAGTTCTTCAAATAATGCGACCACTAGTATTATTGCCGCTCAATCACCGAACGCTAGTGTCAGTAGAGTTTCTTCTAGCAACGGAGGATTCAGTAAGATTAGCCTGACTGCGCTCATGGCCACCGGCATTGGCAACGCGGTGTTGATCACGGTCTCGCTAGCCATCTCCGTGGCCACGTTCGTCTACGTGAGGAGAAAGCTCCGGTCCGCGAAGGATGCTCCCGACGCGGCGCTGTGCTTCgaggaggaagaaaagagggacgACAGGTGCCACAAGACCGGCGGGCTCGTCTGCTTCGAGGGCGGCGACGAGCTGCGGCTGGAGAGCCTCCTCAAGGCGTCCGCCGACGTGCTGGGCAAGGGCGTGTCCGGGAGCACGTACAAGGCGGTGCTAGAGGACGGCATTGGGGTGGTCGTCAAGCGCCTCAGCGCGCTGCAGTTCCCCGCCTCTCGGAGCAAGGCGTTCGACCGCCACATGCGGCTCGTCGGCCGGCTCCGGCACCGGCACGTCGCCGGCCTCAGGGCGTACTGCAACTCCAACGGGGAGCGCCTGCTCGTCTACGACTTCCTCCCGAACGGGAGCCTCCAGTCCCTTCTGCAAGCCACAG GAGGCGGCTCGAGGAATCTGGACTGGACGGCGAGGAAGAGCATCTTGTTTGGCGCGGCGCAGGGCCTGAACTACATCCACACGTTCCCGGCGCGGCCGGCTCTGGTGCACGCGAACGTGAAGCCGTCCAACATCCTCCTGGACGAGCGCGGCGGCGCGTGCGTGTCCGAGTGCGGGCTCATGCGCTACGCCACCAACATCCAGCAGTTCATCACCCCGCAGGCCACCCGGACGCGATGGCCGCCCGAGCTGTTCCTGGACCAGGCGTCGAGCGGCGGGTGGCACGGGTACGCGGCCCCGGAGCTGGCTTCGGGCGCGGCCGCGCGGGCGACGCAGGAGTCAGACGTGTACAGCTTTGGAATGGTGCTCCTGGAGGTGGTGACTGGCCACAAGGCCGCGGACGGTGGCGATGGCAGCGACGAGACGATGGGGATGGTGAAGATCGGCATGCTGTGCACCGCCGAGGCGCCGGAGGAGCGGCCCACGATGGCGCAGGTGCTCGCCATGATGAGCGAGTTCATGTGA
- the LOC136552590 gene encoding glutamyl-tRNA reductase-binding protein, chloroplastic-like isoform X2 yields MTMPFLLTPGARAAPSPSTLSRLLLPLHLQITNGRHNHQHRHVSVSASASPLLYPRLRNRRGRFFASSSSQMAAPADAPGGSSDAFEVIRVHQAKAARLSPVEEIRTILDRSVRGVLATHSQDHAGYPSGSMVDFACDQDGSPILAVSSLAIHSKNLSGNPKCSLLVAKDPEDRTDTVITVYGDAVPVSDEEKDSVRSAYLRRHPDAFWVDFGDFSFLHIKPKAVRYVSGVATALLGSGEFSAAEYKEAKVDPISQFSTPITSHMNKDHADDTKLIVQHSTAVKVDFAYMLDVDSLGFNVKAGYDGSVLKLRIPFPRQAQDRKWVPHSTLLAYEK; encoded by the exons ATGACGATGCCCTTCCTGCTCACGCCGGGCGCCCGGGCGGCGCCCTCGCCGTCAACGCTGTCGCGCCTACTCCTTCCGCTCCACCTACAAATTACTAATGGCCGGCACAACCACCAGCACCGTCACGTCTCCGTCTCCGCCTCCGCTTCCCCCCTCCTCTACCCTCGCCTCCGCAACCGCCGCGGCCGATTCTTCGCGTCCTCCTCGTCTCAG ATGGCGGCGCCTGCCGACGCCCCCGGAGGTTCCTCGGACGCGTTCGAGGTGATCCGCGTTCACCAG GCAAAAGCTGCTCGTCTTTCACCAGTTGAAGAAATACGGACCATTCTGGACCGAAGTGTCAGAGGCGTTCTTGCTACGCATTCTCAG GATCATGCTGGTTATCCATCTGGTTCAATGGTTGATTTTGCATGTGATCAGGATGGTTCCCCCATATTAGCAGTGAGTAGTTTAGCAATTCATTCAAAG AATCTCTCCGGAAATCCTAAATGCTCACTTCTTGTCGCGAAAGACCCTGAGGACAGAACAGATACTGTAATCACTGTATATGGCGATGCTGTTCCT GTTTCTGACGAAGAAAAAGATTCAGTGAGAAGCGCTTACCTACGAAGGCACCCTGATGCTTTTTGG GTTGACTTTGGTGACTTCAGTTTCCTGCACATCAAACCTAAAGCTGTGCGCTATGTATCTGGTGTTGCAACTGCTCTCCTTGGCTCTGGAG AATTCAGTGCTGCCGAGTACAAGGAAGCAAAAGTTGATCCAATATCTCAATTCTCAACTCCTATTACA AGCCATATGAACAAGGATCATGCCGATGATACAAAGCTCATTGTGCAACACTCCACTGCTGTTAAG GTGGATTTTGCTTATATGCTGGATGTGGACAGCCTTGGTTTTAATGTGAAG GCTGGTTATGATGGAAGTGTTCTGAAGTTGCGTATCCCCTTCCCAAGGCAGGCACAAGACAGGAAGTGGGTTCCCCACTCGACTCTCTTAGCCTATGAAAAATGA
- the LOC136552590 gene encoding glutamyl-tRNA reductase-binding protein, chloroplastic-like isoform X1, translating to MTMPFLLTPGARAAPSPSTLSRLLLPLHLQITNGRHNHQHRHVSVSASASPLLYPRLRNRRGRFFASSSSQMAAPADAPGGSSDAFEVIRVHQAKAARLSPVEEIRTILDRSVRGVLATHSQDHAGYPSGSMVDFACDQDGSPILAVSSLAIHSKNLSGNPKCSLLVAKDPEDRTDTVITVYGDAVPVSDEEKDSVRSAYLRRHPDAFWVDFGDFSFLHIKPKAVRYVSGVATALLGSGEFSAAEYKEAKVDPISQFSTPITSHMNKDHADDTKLIVQHSTAVKVDFAYMLDVDSLGFNVKAGYDGSVLKLRIPFPRQAQDRKDVKTLIVEMLQAARASSSVPE from the exons ATGACGATGCCCTTCCTGCTCACGCCGGGCGCCCGGGCGGCGCCCTCGCCGTCAACGCTGTCGCGCCTACTCCTTCCGCTCCACCTACAAATTACTAATGGCCGGCACAACCACCAGCACCGTCACGTCTCCGTCTCCGCCTCCGCTTCCCCCCTCCTCTACCCTCGCCTCCGCAACCGCCGCGGCCGATTCTTCGCGTCCTCCTCGTCTCAG ATGGCGGCGCCTGCCGACGCCCCCGGAGGTTCCTCGGACGCGTTCGAGGTGATCCGCGTTCACCAG GCAAAAGCTGCTCGTCTTTCACCAGTTGAAGAAATACGGACCATTCTGGACCGAAGTGTCAGAGGCGTTCTTGCTACGCATTCTCAG GATCATGCTGGTTATCCATCTGGTTCAATGGTTGATTTTGCATGTGATCAGGATGGTTCCCCCATATTAGCAGTGAGTAGTTTAGCAATTCATTCAAAG AATCTCTCCGGAAATCCTAAATGCTCACTTCTTGTCGCGAAAGACCCTGAGGACAGAACAGATACTGTAATCACTGTATATGGCGATGCTGTTCCT GTTTCTGACGAAGAAAAAGATTCAGTGAGAAGCGCTTACCTACGAAGGCACCCTGATGCTTTTTGG GTTGACTTTGGTGACTTCAGTTTCCTGCACATCAAACCTAAAGCTGTGCGCTATGTATCTGGTGTTGCAACTGCTCTCCTTGGCTCTGGAG AATTCAGTGCTGCCGAGTACAAGGAAGCAAAAGTTGATCCAATATCTCAATTCTCAACTCCTATTACA AGCCATATGAACAAGGATCATGCCGATGATACAAAGCTCATTGTGCAACACTCCACTGCTGTTAAG GTGGATTTTGCTTATATGCTGGATGTGGACAGCCTTGGTTTTAATGTGAAG GCTGGTTATGATGGAAGTGTTCTGAAGTTGCGTATCCCCTTCCCAAGGCAGGCACAAGACAGGAA GGATGTTAAGACACTAATTGTGGAAATGCTCCAAGCTGCAAGAGCCTCATCTTCAGTTCCTGAATGA